The Achromobacter spanius genome includes the window CCTGAGCCAGTTGCGCCACGCTGCCGTCGACCTGCGCTTTGAAGACGGCACCCGCTGGAACAAGCAGCCCCTGACCGGCAGCCTCAAGGTCCAAGTGGATATTGCTGCGGCAGCCGATGCTGCGGCAGCCGGTGCTGCGGCAGCCGATGCTGCGGCAGCCGGTGCTGCGGCAGCCGGTGCTGCGGCAGCCGCGCCCGCCACCACTCCCCCGTCCCCCTCCACCGACCCGCTGGCCGGGCTGCGTATCCATGGCCTGGACGTGGATTTGAAACTGGGCCGCAACCACATCCGCGCATCGGGCGAGATGGACGCCAACGACGGCGCCCTGACCCTGGACGCGCAAGCGCCGCAGTTGGACGCCTTCTGGCCCGGCATCCCCGGTGGCGCGGAACTCAAGGGCAATGTCGCCGGCACGGTGGCCGCGCATCGTGGCGAACTGAGCGCCGGTTACACGCCCGCCAAAGCGCGCGCGGGCGTCCTGGGCCAAGCCCCCGCCAAGGCCAATATCGTTTTCACCGGTGGCTGGGGCAAGGGCCCGGCAGGCCAGCCCGACTCGGCGCTCGTCGGTTGGCGCGGCGCTTTTTCGCGGCTGACGGCGGATACCGCCGGCTTCACCGTGGCGGCTGATCGGCCGGTGTCCCTGGCCTATCTGCCCTCGGCCGTTCATCCGCAATGGCAATGGCAGGTGGGGCAGACCGTGCTCAGCGTGACCCTGCCGGGCAAGGAACGCCTGACTTTGGCGCACCAGGGCTCGCGCGGGGGCGGCAAGCGCTGGGAAACGGCAGGCCAGGCCGACAACCTGGTCATTACCGCCGCCATGGCGCGCCAGGTGATCGGCGCCATCGATCCCGACGCCGCCAGCAAGCTGGGCAAGGGCCCGGTGCGCGTGAACGCCATGGTGCCCGAGGGTCAGCGCCGCATTGCGCTGGACGTGCTGTGGGACCTCAAGTTCGACGGCCGGCTGGCCGGCAAGGCCCGCATCGCCCGCCGTGAAGGCGATCTGCTGATTCCCGGCGACCCGCCCATTCCGCTCGGCTTGAAGGCATTGGTGCTGGACCTGACCGCCACGCCCACGTCCCCCAACGCCAGCCGCCTGGACGCCAGGATCAACCTGGCCACCAACAAGATGGGTACCGTCAGCGGCAGCGGCACGGCGGTGCTGCGCATGGACGCCAAGGGCGGCATGGCCCTGGACGAGCGCCAACCCCTGCGCGCCAAACTCGACGCCGACATTGCCGACCTGGCCTGGGTGAGCCTCTTCGTGGGCGACACCATGGAAGTGGGCGGCGCGGTAAAGGCCGATATCGACGTCCAAGGCACGCTGGCCGGAAAATGGGCGGCCACCGGCACCATCCGGGGCGACAAGCTGCGCGTGGTGCGCATCGATGATGGCGTGCGCCTGGTTGACGGCACGCTGTCGGCGCGGCTTGACGGCCAGCGGCTGGTGCTGGACAGCCTGAGGTTTCCGGCGGCGCTGCGCGTGATGCCGGCCGAATGGCGCACCAAGGAATGGATCACTACCAACCCCGAGGCCAAGGGCGGCTACGCCGAGGCGACCGGGCAGTGGAACATCATGGATGGCGGCGGCAACATCAAGCTGACGCTGTACCGCTTCCCGGCGCTGCAACGCTCGGACCGCTACGCCATGGTCTCCGGCACCATCAACCTGACGGCGGCCATGCCGCGCATCGATATCGTGGGCGACCTGAAAGCCGACGCCGGCTGGTTCAGCCTGGAAATCCTGCAGGGCGTGCCGTCGCTGGACGACGACGTGAAAGTCATCCGTGCCGGCGAGGACCGCGCCACGGTATCCACGCCGCTGCAAACCAGCATGAACCTGAAGTTCGACATGGGGCCGCGCTTCTACATCACGGGCATGGGGCTGGACGCCGGCCTGCTGGGCTCCATCCAGATCCTGCTGAACGACGGCCGCCTGACGGGCGTGGGCGCCTTGCGCACGCGGGGCGGCGGTATCGAAGCCTATGGCCAGAAGCTGCGGCTAAGCCGTGGCACCCTGACGTTCCAAGGCCGGCTGGACAACCCGATACTGGATATCGAGGCGTTGCGCACCGGCGAACAGGTGGAAGCCGGCGTCAAGGTGGTGGGCACCGCGCAGCGGCCGCGCATCGATCTGGTGTCCTACCCCGACGTCAGCGACGTCGAAAAGCTGTCTTGGCTGCTGCTGGGCCGGGGGCCCGACGAAAGCGGCAGCGACGCGGCGCTATTGGTGTCGGTCGGCACCGCGCTGCTGGGGGGCGGGCAGCCGTTCTACAAGCAGTTCGGGCTGGACGATGTCAGCGTGCGTACCGGCAACATCGGCAGTTCGGGCAGCATCCTGCCCGACCGCACCGTGGCGGGCGACGTAAACCGGGACAGTGACAGTCAACTGGCTACCCAGTTCCTGGTGGCCAGCAAGTCCTTCGCCAACGGCATCACGCTGAGCGTGGAGCAGGCGCTGGCGGGTAGCGATACCGTGGGCCGGGCCAGTTACCGGCTGGCGCGTGGGCTGTCGGTGGACCTGAAGGGGGGATCAGTGAACGGTATTGCCCTGGTCTACCGGACGTTCTGGGGGAACTGAGTAAAATGGCCCCCACTTCATCCCCTTTAGCACCATTGCCACCATGAGCATCAAAAGCGACCGCTGGATCCGCCGCCAGGCCGACGCCGGCATGATCGAACCCTTTGAACCGGGCCAGGTCCGCACGGCCAATGGCGGGCGCATCGTCAGCTACGGCACCAGCAGCTACGGCTACGACGTGCGTTGCGCCGACGAATTCAAGATCTTCACGAACATCAATTCCACCATCGTCGACCCCAAGAACTTCGACGAAGGCTCGTTCGTGGACTTCAAGGGTGATGTTTGCATCATCCCGCCGAACTCGTTCGCCCTGGCCCGCACGGTGGAATACTTCCGCATTCCGCGCAGCGTGCTGACCATCTGCCTGGGCAAGAGCACCTACGCGCGTTGCGGCATCATCGTCAACGTGACGCCGCTGGAACCCGAATGGGAAGGCCACGTCACGCTGGAATTCTCGAACACCACGCCGCTGCCCGCCAAGATCTACGCCGGCGAAGGCTGCGCGCAGATGCTGTTTTTGGAAAGCGACGAAGTCTGCGAGACCTCGTACAAGGACCGTGGCGGCAAGTACCAGGGCCAGCGCGGCGTGACCTTGCCGCGCACCTGATGGCTTAGCGCGCGGGTGCCGCGCGCTGGCCGTGGCGCAGATAATCAATATCCCATTCGGTCTCGCCGGTCTGCACGAAGCCGTGCCGGCGATAAAACCGATTGGCGTCGCTACCGCGTAGCGCGCCCACGCTGATCGGCAGCCCACGCTGGTCGGCGTCTTCCAGAATGCCTTGCAGGACGCGGCCGCCCAAGCCCTTACTCTGCGCGGCGGGCACCACATACAGGTGGTCCAGCCGCAGGCCCTGGCCATCCGGCCGTAGCGCGTAGAACCCTACCCGTTGTCCTCCACGCTCTATCCACCAGGTGCAATCCGGGTGGAAATTGTCGCGTAGCCGCGCGCGCGCCCGGTCGGCGTCAAAGCGACCCACCCGTTCCAGGCTGTCGCGCATGGCCGCGACGCGAATGTCCGCCAGCGCGTCGA containing:
- a CDS encoding translocation/assembly module TamB domain-containing protein, with protein sequence MRMLRKFLRQVLVWWLPGLAMLLLLAAGFLFWLVGSQNGTRLLLTTAAQQLDGQALDVKGSLLRGVTVGKLDLDVGGGTRIDVSELHLQVNWRALGDRRLHVRDVSAGSVRVALTTVADAPAPEDDGEPFTLPSLPVDIAVDRVALGDFHLEQDGEPLPVTLGDLSATFAAGKQGAQLRIASLRVGHEIGEAQVAGEAELQGMADPWPFAARLDVTARGSGPDSPLCQADKLSGVMAASQTAAGKQADAKSPPESPPESSPKTSPKSSPNSRAKPEPEARHQAKPQPKGDGKPAASSSASTHLAGPPPPACQVVLRADAAGSMDGIQAKVDGDGSGLLLNVVADLAPRTALILRSARANVQLPDKSALAAQLDLQSNPGQGVGRERIAGTISAQRLDLAPWLGDAIPPAVLTVRGDVQADIENLSQLRHAAVDLRFEDGTRWNKQPLTGSLKVQVDIAAAADAAAAGAAAADAAAAGAAAAGAAAAAPATTPPSPSTDPLAGLRIHGLDVDLKLGRNHIRASGEMDANDGALTLDAQAPQLDAFWPGIPGGAELKGNVAGTVAAHRGELSAGYTPAKARAGVLGQAPAKANIVFTGGWGKGPAGQPDSALVGWRGAFSRLTADTAGFTVAADRPVSLAYLPSAVHPQWQWQVGQTVLSVTLPGKERLTLAHQGSRGGGKRWETAGQADNLVITAAMARQVIGAIDPDAASKLGKGPVRVNAMVPEGQRRIALDVLWDLKFDGRLAGKARIARREGDLLIPGDPPIPLGLKALVLDLTATPTSPNASRLDARINLATNKMGTVSGSGTAVLRMDAKGGMALDERQPLRAKLDADIADLAWVSLFVGDTMEVGGAVKADIDVQGTLAGKWAATGTIRGDKLRVVRIDDGVRLVDGTLSARLDGQRLVLDSLRFPAALRVMPAEWRTKEWITTNPEAKGGYAEATGQWNIMDGGGNIKLTLYRFPALQRSDRYAMVSGTINLTAAMPRIDIVGDLKADAGWFSLEILQGVPSLDDDVKVIRAGEDRATVSTPLQTSMNLKFDMGPRFYITGMGLDAGLLGSIQILLNDGRLTGVGALRTRGGGIEAYGQKLRLSRGTLTFQGRLDNPILDIEALRTGEQVEAGVKVVGTAQRPRIDLVSYPDVSDVEKLSWLLLGRGPDESGSDAALLVSVGTALLGGGQPFYKQFGLDDVSVRTGNIGSSGSILPDRTVAGDVNRDSDSQLATQFLVASKSFANGITLSVEQALAGSDTVGRASYRLARGLSVDLKGGSVNGIALVYRTFWGN
- the dcd gene encoding dCTP deaminase; translation: MSIKSDRWIRRQADAGMIEPFEPGQVRTANGGRIVSYGTSSYGYDVRCADEFKIFTNINSTIVDPKNFDEGSFVDFKGDVCIIPPNSFALARTVEYFRIPRSVLTICLGKSTYARCGIIVNVTPLEPEWEGHVTLEFSNTTPLPAKIYAGEGCAQMLFLESDEVCETSYKDRGGKYQGQRGVTLPRT